Proteins from one Sphaeramia orbicularis chromosome 17, fSphaOr1.1, whole genome shotgun sequence genomic window:
- the samd7 gene encoding sterile alpha motif domain-containing protein 7, whose protein sequence is MTPREQLRKMTALGEQGALDEKHWYRLVNGMSAGELRQRQEMIMRNQMAMAPQILAQGQQRLQGVPTQFEPRFMERELVPPSEMVASEARQMHMGPHLGPPLPPHANVLPGRAFPGTAGYGFMPSEPMETVARRQELIHKQNIARMEMNAILHQKELENAHQKGLMGIENPMSYPSNPMAFRGRQRMPDSHDVFVHRPTLDELHSNSILMSASPYPPISTLQRERGRRAGRRPTVHKSAESHVVNLKGPTEDKSVEQSPGATSGEEKEAEVKGDIGDECASSKTHHQAKIDSELATGSRKNYKDGESGLRKTCVNSQDGCADVANSGANEKDISSQCSAFQEKFMYPSGGGALTGIPYMFPVPGNGFLPPGPSNLFLNGDDVPEDIRKWSVNDVYNFINSIPTCSEYAQTFKDHMIDGETLPLLSEEHLLDTMGLKLGPALKIRSQVSRRLGSMVYMMNLPLSTAALQATPDKPGDRSSDIGSPVNCNSEEMVASPRDPEVLKSTEHLHDTENNSPPSASSETA, encoded by the exons ATGACCCCACGGGAGCAGCTGAGGAAAATGACAGCACTGGGAGAGCAGGGAGCTTTGGATGAGAAGCACTGGTACCGTCTGGTCAACGGCATGTCAGCTGGAG AgctgaggcagaggcaggagatgatAATGAGGAATCAGATGGCCATGGCTCCACAGATCCTTGCTCAGGGGCAGCAGAGGTTACAGGGGGTCCCTACACAGTTCGAACCTCGATTTATGGAAAG GGAGCTGGTCCCTCCATCAGAGATGGTTGCTTCTGAGGCCAGACAGATGCACATGGGCCCTCACCTGGGTCCACCTTTACCCCCACATGCTAATGTCCTGCCTGGGAGAGCTTTCCCCGGAACAG CTGGCTATGGCTTCATGCCCTCCGAGCCCATGGAAACAGTTGCCCGGCGACAGGAGCTTATTCACAAGCAAAATATAGCCCG AATGGAAATGAACGCCATTCTGCACCAAAAGGAGCTGGAGAATGCCCATCAGAAGGGActgatgggaattgagaaccccATGTCTTATCCTTCCAACCCAATGGCATTCAGAGGTCGCCAGCGCATGCCAGACAGCCACGATGTCTTTGTCCACCGTCCCACTCTGGATGAACTGCACTCCAACAGCATACTCATGTCAGCGAGCCCCTATCCACCAATCAGCACTCTGCAGAGGGAGAGGGGACGCAGGGCTGGAAGGAGGCCGACCGTTCACAAAAGTGCAGAAAGCCACGTGGTTAACCTGAAGGGCCCGACTGAAGATAAAAGTGTAGAGCAGAGCCCAGGAGCCACATCTGGGGAGGAGAAAGAAGCAGAGGTGAAGGGAGACATTGGAGACGAGTGTGCCTCCAGCAAGACACATCATCAAGCCAAAATAGACTCTGAACTGGCCACAGGAAGCAGGAAAAATTACAAAGATGGGGAGTCGGGCCTGCGTAAAACCTGTGTGAATAGTCAGGATGGATGTGCAGATGTGGCCAACAGCGGTGCAAATGAGAAAGATATATCAAGCCAGTGTTCAGCTTTCCAGGAGAAGTTCATGTATCCCTCAGGCGGTGGGGCACTCACAGGCATACCTTACATGTTCCCAGTACCTGGAAATGGCTTCCTTCCCCCTG GTCCTTCTAATCTCTTTCTAAATGGTGATGATGTGCCTGAAGACATAAGGAAGTGGAGCGTGAACGATGTTTACAACTTCATTAACAGTATACCAACATGCTCAGAGTATGCTCAG ACATTCAAGGACCACATGATTGATGGAGAAACACTGCCACTTCTCTCAGAGGAACATTTACTGGACACCATGGGGCTGAAGCTCGGACCGGCTCTGAAGATCCGCTCACAG GTGTCTAGGCGTCTTGGCAGTATGGTATATATGATGAACCTGCCGCTCTCCACCGCCGCCCTGCAGGCCACTCCTGACAAGCCCGGGGATCGCTCTTCAGATATAGGCTCCCCTGTCAACTGCAACAGTGAGGAGATGGTAGCAAGTCCAAGAGACCCTGAGGTCCTCAAATCCACAGAACACCTCCATGACACAGAAAACAATTCACCTCCATCTGCCAGTAGTGAGACCGCCTGA